The Eulemur rufifrons isolate Redbay chromosome 29, OSU_ERuf_1, whole genome shotgun sequence DNA window ttatcTCATGGTATTGATTGAcccaaaattctttatttttagaataaaatattttttattctttatttttatttttctttattttatttttagaaaagcatATTCAAGTCTGAGAATACATGTTTTATCTCTGACATATTAAttagccacaaaaagaataagTCTCCTTGGGGCTAAACAACTATAACTGGCACTTAATATCTACGGATGATTGTTGTCATGATTTATAAATAGGCAAAGAAAGGTTCAATACAGTTTGTTGGTTTCTTACCTTAAGAGTACTTTACTCTGGCTAGCACTTTGGAATTTTggtacctttttaaaattattagaattcaGTTGACCCAAATGACTTATACATAGACTTTTGCCCTTAAATTCTAAACTCTTTGTACTTTTAGGGACATTTGATCCTCATATGTCCAATTCGTGGAGACAGTGTCCTGCAGCAAAAGCTAAGGCCAAGAAAGTTTAAAATCTAACCTTTACTCTgccattttttgttgttaaatatgaaatgtgtttttccaaaattaaatgaACTTGAACTTCAAAAGGGCCAAGTTTGGTACGAACCATGAAATTTGATGGAGTTTCTAAACACTGCAAGATGTATTCTTCCAACTCTGGTCACAGTTCTGGTATCATGTGACTGGTTGTTTTCTGCCAGTAGAGACCAACACCCTGACTTGGACAGTGTCCAGCATCCTGCAATAGTGAGGGAGGTGCTGGACGTGGTAGAGTTTGGTTTTagagattttctttgctttttttttttttataaatatcaaatttaaCTGCCCATTGTCCACTGTAgaaaaagaaggacaagaaaCCCTTTACTCTTGGAGATCTTGACAAAGAAGGTAGATAGTGTGTGTACTAGTTAGAGTAATGCTGGCTGCTATACCAATGAGCAGCCCCCAAATTTTAGTATTTAATGCAGTAACACATACCAATCTAGTACAGATATTTATGTCAGTAGGTGGAAGCAGTCAtctatcttctttccttttgcGATTCTGCCAACCCCTAGGGCTTTGAAGTTCTCTGATCTAGCCAGCAGACAGAGAGGATAGAGAATGCACCTCTTCTTCTTAATTGCCTTGGTTTTGACATTTCTGTTTACATTTCACTGGCAATTTTTGGTTGCATTGGCACCACCTGGGTGCAAGGAGGAGGAGCGGGTAGGAAATGCAATGCTTGACTGGCTGTCCCTCCCCCATGACTATGCAAGGGGGAGCAGGAATTGCGGTGGACACTTGGATGTCTCTTTCATGGAAGTCATTGGCATGAGTGTAGAATCTCCACACTGTAACATTCACTCCCTTCCTCTCAAAGTACCTTGGGTCTCACCAATCCAGATCAGGAATTCTAAAAGACTTGGTGACATCTGAGAATACTATATGACACTAGAGGAATTCACTCATTATTTTGGTTTGGTCCTTGTCTTAGTTTGAATTCCCCAAGAAGCTGGTCTTAAAGATTTGAGTGCAAGTAGTTTATTAGTAATGTGATCCCAGGTAACACCGGTAGGGGTGCTGGAaagtgagacagagaaaggaaggcaaCCAAATAAAGGTTGCATTACCAAGCAGGTCACCACTGTGGGTGTCTGGAGCTTAACTCCACTGGGGAGTTCTAAGGTCCCATGTGGAACAGGTACCTCAGATTTATCCAACTCAAAAGGTGAGGGGTGCTGAGGTATTTATACATTAATgccaatcaattttttttttttacattaataccCAAAGCACTTCTGGCATGTTGAATAGACTCCAGTGGCCAGAGAAAGACCAAGGGCATGTACTAAACTGGTAACGTCCCAGGGGATGTGGGCAGCTGCTGGAGTCCTGGGCGGCACAGGCTGTATGAATGCAGCTGACTGATGAATCACGAGCTGTCTTTGGTGTTGCTCTCTCTGTTGTACAGTGTGCCCGACGAGGAGGCCAAGACAAGCTCCACAAACACTCAGGTGGAAGGGGATGACGAGGCTGCCTTGCTGGAGCGCCTGGCTCGGCGAGAGGAAAGACGCCAGAAACGCCTGCAGGAAGCTCTGGAGCGGCAGAAGGAGTTTGACCCAACAATAACAGATGCAAGTCTGTCGCTCCCGAGCAGAAGAATGCAAAATGACACGGCAGAAAACGAAactgcagagaaggaagagaaaagtgaAAGTCGCCAAGAAAGATACGAGCTAGAGGAAACACAAATAGTCACTAAGTCCTACCAGAAGAATGATTGGAGGGATgctgaagaaaacaagaaagaagaaaaggaaaaggaggaggaggaggaggaggaggaggaggagaagccaaAGCAAAGGAGCATTGGAGACAATCAGGTAGAGGCGATGGTAgaagagaaaacagcagaaagcCAAGAGGAAACAGTGGTAATGtcattgaaaaatgggcaaatcaGTGCAGAAGAGCATAAACTAGCCGAGGAGAGGGAACAAGGTTCAGATGAGATTGCCCATAACGAAAAGATGGCAGACGAGGACAGGGAAAGAGCTGAGGCTGAGAGGGTAAGGttggaagcagaagaaagagaaagaatcaaaGCCGAGCAAGACAAAAAGATAGCAGATGAGCGGGCAAGAattgaagcagaagaaaaagcagCTCTCCaagacagagaaaggagagaggcagaggagagagaaaagagggaggcagaggagagagaaaggagggaggcagaggagagaaaaaggagggaggcagaggagagagaaaggagggaggcagaggagagaaaaaggagggaggcagaggagagagaaaggaagaagcaggaagagaaaagggcagcagaggagaggcagagggcaaaggcagaggaggagaaggcTAAGATAGAAGAGCAGAAACTCAACAAGCAGCTAGAAGAGAAAAGACGCACAATGCAAGAGACAAAGGTACAAGGGGGAAAGGTAGAAGGGAAACAGGTAAATGAGAAGAAAGTGCAAGAAGATAAACTTCAGACACCTGTCCTAAAGAAACAGGTACAGTAAACATTTTGCACCAAATGTGTGATGCCTGTGACTTTTGAGAAATGTAATGCACATCAAATTTGGGACTGAGGCCACATGCATACAGCCCACGTGCTTGATCCTTTGGCAAGCTATTCATTTTTTCAGGCCATAGCAATACACAAGCATGAAGCAAGCAGTTGATGGCTAAATATTCAATCAACCAAATATACTGGGACAACCAGAGAGAAACTAATTGCTCTGTGCTTGGTTGTTATGAAtaccaaaaaaatgaattaatgcaaaGGTGATGCATGTGGTGGTGTTGTGTTGACTTATGATTCTTTTCACCTGCATCTAAACTCATTCTTTCTAACACCTCTCCTCTATCCATAGGTCTACATGAGGCAAGAGGCTCATAGACTCCTCACCTCACTCGTGTGTTTAATGTTGAATCAAAAAGTAATAAAGTCAGGTTGGGAAGTTGACATAAAGAATAATGGCCAGGCAATTTCATTTtaagaaggcaaaaataaatctccagaaaTTAACTAGTAATAAAGTGGGGAAAGGAGCTGATTGGagccttttatttaaaaatgtcaaaacccTGCTTTGCCATCATGTAGACCTGAGCTTAATGTAGACTTGCAGAAAGCCATTCATCTGGGATAGTATCGCTTTATAACTGACTGATAATTAAGAGCATACATTTTGCTACTTTTACCATCGGGGTGACACAAATTCATGTAGTCCAAGGAAGGGTGGAAATAGTGGGGCGGGGGGAATTATTTGTAAGGTATAAAAGATTCTTTTTCTGTCTGCAAGACTGCATTAAAAGCACTGGTCCTaaccactaccaccatcaccaccgccccccccccaaaaaaaaagaaagaaagaaaatgaaaaaagagatgcTTGCATATTCACCTTTCCAGGGCAAACTCTGTCACTAAGTCCACATTGCACTGAAGTTGTCGTTCACTCCTGCTTCTGTACAAGGGGTTCATGAACACAGCTATTTTTGAGAAGATCATGAACAAAGTGCACCAAAGCACACACGAGGTTTGTAAACACACACAAGCAGTGCCACGTCACGCTAGATTTCAGAGCGCAGAATGGCAGGCACACGAGAAAATGTGGGAAGAAAATACCCCACATTGCTGTTTAGAACCGCGGGCACCAAGCGGGAAATGTGAGCATTCAGACAGCAGAAGAGAAGCCACCCCGCGGCACGTGCAAAGTGCTCTGAGCACCTCTCACTCTTGTAAGCTAGAAAGACTTCTTTTACACGAGTGACTTTACCgttcttgaaaataaaaaggaagaagaaaagggagctAAAGTGCAAGCTAAAAGAGACAAGTCCCAGGAAGACAAACCTGCCTTCAAAAAACAAGAGGTAAATATGATTGAGAAGTATTCTGATCATAAAGTAATGGAGAGCAGAGTTCCACAGCATCTCAGGCCCGACAGTCTCAAAATTGTAACCTCGAATCCAGTGTTTTTCAAGCCACGACTCATGATTCATTGAATGGTGAGATCAGCTTAGAGTGTCTCAAAATGAGTTCAATGTGTcaattggcattttaaaaaagtgaaatggaaTAGAAAGTATCCAAGAACACTGTAGGGAGTAAGTGTTGCATTGTCATATAAATTGTCTTTCTCACTGTGGGTCACAGTCAAAAAGGCTTGAAAAGCATTCTGGAATCAATCAATTTCTCCTGCTTTCTACTCTTCTGCGTGCTAATATTTTCCCTTGAGCCATCCTACTTTCACttcaattatgaaatatttccaacTGGCCTTGATTAATGCTTTAACTCTTCAAAGGAAAAACACCCTCACACATCTCAGTAGGAAATTTGGTGGACGGAAGATGATATTTGGTTTCCAAAAGAAAAGTTTGGCCAAATGTTCTGCATTGCATTTCTGAGGCACACACGGGAACAGGTGCTGGGGTGTTTTTGACTATGGGTAAGTAAAGGAGGCAGTGGACCAAAGGCTGCCACCGGCAGAATGTCATGGTGCTCCGATGTAATCAGAATGTCACATCAGAACACCTGACCTCATTTTAACCATCGCGCTTATATTAGCCCCAAATAATCCTAAAAACTGTGACTATATCTAATAAGTTCACAGTACTTGAACATGGTAAAACTGAATTATCGGAGGTAGGAAGACTTGAATTACTTTGCCTACCAGGCCAGTGAAGTGATTTGTAGCCGCTGAGCGCCAGCCCAAACAGACTCTTGCTACGTTTCTCTGCCTATTATGGCATTTATTAAGAAAACTCAAAATTTTCAACAGAAGAATccatatttagaaaatagatGACCAGATTAAATCGGGGGTGGgttattttcttacatatttttcataaaatccaTGTGAAAAATAAGAACCTTTAGTTCAtgttatatattgtatttatgtTAATATTCATATTCGTCTCTGTTTCTAATAGAACTTGTGGTGGTTTGGGAGTAAAAATTGAATGTGAGCACTGGCCAActaaaggaaggagaaagtgtAAATGCTAAGAACTGGAAAACTGAATTTAGCTCTCACGAGGTAGCTGAGAACGTAGCTGAACATGTTGGGAAATACTGTTTTCATTTGGGGACAGAAGAACGCCTTACAAAGTcacctaccaaaaaaaaatgaaagttaccTCGGAGCTAAATTCAGACAGAAATGTCCCACATGGGTTCTTCTAGAAAGCTAGTGTTTCAGGGTGAATGTATTTGACTACAGAAGGAAGAGGGCATGAAATGATGACTCCGCGATTAAAcatgtgggggaagggaggctgtAGAAAACACTGCTTGggttctatatttaaaatttcattcaaatCACTAAGATCGAATTTGTTTTTAGCGCCCAAAGCATTCTATGCCTGTGTTCGGTGTCTGAGAGCTAGACAGGGCTCACAGTGCTCACCCCGATCACCTTCTGCCTCTTTTCAGAGAAGGCCCCAGTTCAGCAGTGTCCACGGTACCATTAGACACTCCCGGGAATGATTTGAGGTCTACCCCTTTCCCAGTGTGCCCCACAGCACATTCCAGTCTCCCAAAACTTTTGACTTTTTTACACAAGCCCAGATAAGCTCCTCAACCcaagcttaaaaacaaaaaacaacaacaaaaaaaaaaccactgtatTCCTCTTTTAACATTGTGTACATAAGCAATTGGTTGAATGACTAGGTTTTCCCCTTTCCAGCTAGTTGTGTTGTTACCTTATGTAGACAGCTTTAAATCATGTTTACATGATTCAACCATTTTAAACAgcctcttccttttttattcctttttgttcagaaaaaagtaaaaaccaaaaagcaaactAAAACCTTTCCTTTCAAGGACCCATGCAACATGGGCAGAATAGGTGAACCACAGCTAAATGCAAACATCACGTGAGCCTTCTCAGAGAAAGCATTTCCAGATATCACTCCAAGgtctgcaaacaaacaaacaaacaaaaatataaaacctgtCTTTCTCCGCTACAGTTTAACTCTGTTTGTGGCAATGGGTTGCAGAGGATCACCAACCTTGAAACTTAATTTAGCTTTCTTTCACTCCTCTCCAATTATAAAAAGCCTCTTTTTAGTTCTACACCCAGGAGCTATTTTTACCCCCTGACtctaacagaaaaacaaagtttctaaCAGAGCTGCTAGTATGGTATTAGAAGTGATGTTCATATCTCCAGGTCAACACTTCCCAAATGTTAGCGTGCCTGctaatcacctgggaatcttgttaaatGCAGAATCTGATTCAATGAGGTCTCTGATGTCCATGAAGCAGACCTGCAGTACCAAAGAGTCCAGAAAAAATCCATGTGCTGTAAATTGGACCCAGAAAAGGATTTCGGGCTTCTGAAACTAACAAAAGCCCATTAAACCTAGTCTGGAAAAACTGTAGCTTGCACCCAGTTCTTACTACTTTTCTAGAATCAAATAATGCAATACAGTCCAGACTCACATCTCAATCCTTTTCAACTTgctcatttaactttttgagtatTTCTCTGGCACTAGGGCATGTCACTTGAattcccaccccccacacactcaTGTGTTATTCCATTGGATGTTCCACATATCCAGAATTCTATACTCCCAGTGATCGCATTTGGTCAGAGCCTTTCTTAAGAGTATGCTAATGTTACCTGTGTACATTAGCACATTAAATCCTTCAGGATATTTGGTTACCTATTAATACTTCAGCACAGATTTTCTTCATGGTAACATTCTGACCTAGAAGGTCTAATGCTTTTACCAAGTAGCACAGAATCCCATGGATTTGGGTTGAATCTGCCacagaatccaaaaataaaacttaaaggcTCTATggaattactttatttatttcccagaaagagaaaatagttgTCAAactaaaattatcattattacatGGAGAATATTTCTAAGAAAGTTTTCCAATAGGAATATAAGCCTACCATCCACTATAACATTTGCCAATAAAGACAGAGCTTGAAAAAAGGCGGGAGGGGACTTTTCTTCTGTTAGACATGTATTGTttttcaaatcaattttaaagaatttttttggcCAGTAAATCAGATCATACATTTTGGGAGGATGGAAATATTTCTGGCTGCAAAATAGGAGAAATGAGTTAAAGGGAATTTCTCTACACAGTGTTCCACAAACCATGAGATTTGACTCAGAATTTGTTTCATGGGTATCCCTGAAATGAGACCCCCTCACCTCCAACTTTGTATCCCCAGATGCTTCTTAACCAGAATATAAACTCGAGTCCATGGTTTCTGGGGTTAAATCTAATAATGGCAGCCAAAACAAGAATAtactctgcctcctcctgcctgtcCAATGAATACTGCTTTATTCTTGGGCGGCCACCAAAGAGCCACAGTCAAGCTGCAGTACAGGCCATGAGCTTCCTTCTCTTTGCTGTAGCCTCTCACGACCAACCAGGAGCCAAGAGAGAAATGACAGAATGAGAGATTAGGAAGGGATCTCTAGTCCAATCCTGTCTTTTTACACACATGAGACCAGCATCCCAGAGAAACGAGGTGACTTGTTCAAGTAACACAGCTAGTTTGTTGACAGCACTGGAACCCAAAGTCAGGTTTCCCAACTTGCAGACAGAGGTCTTGGAGAGAATGCAAAACACGGCTCCCCTCTTCAGCACCTCTGAGGGACATGCTACGTATATACCTCCGGGAGAAAGATTAAAGTCTTAATGAGGGCAGCATAGTAGTGAATACTTCATCCGTAGTAACATAATCAAATAACACCCAAAGAAGACAGTCAATGGACTGTTGAAGGCTCATCAAAAAAGGGCAAAAACAATGGACTCTGCGTTGTTAAACATGCACTTTAGGAGTTCAGAGAGTATTTGAAGAATAGGTGGAAAGAGGTGAGTGATCAGGCCAGGGGAGGACATCCTAGGTCGCACTACCTAAAGCCCAAGTTCTTATGGCCTCCCCTTCCTCTGCAGGTTTCTTTAGAACAATAGTGCTTTGTAACTGTTTGTCTTGAAAACAACAATAATGAACCTCACTTGTTTTCACACACATCTTTTAAGAATGGGTGAGATGATATAGGTGAAGTAATTTtaactcctttccttccctccccttcaaaAAGCTATATAAATTCAGTTTACTTTGGAAAAACCTGTCTCATTTACTGTGAGGAACTTGTAACACAAAACCCATAAAATATTGAAGCTACCGCCTGCCCTCCACGTGTCATCTTCCTCTGTCTCCCGTAACAATCACAAAACCACTTCCAGAGAACTAAAGTTTTACTGGCAATGGAAGTCATGACAAACCCTGGAATATGTCATATTCCGTTCTATCTTTAATGGCTTAGATGGCTACAAACATGGCCCCACAGATCCCACATATCTTGCGTCCTCCCCCTAAAGTCAGGATTATTATGTGTTCCACTCTTGGGAACTAATTACTCATTCAATTAAAATACAAAGGTGCTCTTTGCCAGAATTGGCTGGGCAGATTTAGCTAACCTGGTAggtttcctctcctttcttcctcatttgTGTCCTTCTCAAAGATTCTCTCTCCATCCAAGAGAGAATCCAAGCAACCTGGCCATTCTAACTTCAAAGCTACCCTAATAATAATTACTCTTCCCAGTGAGAACTGCAAATAGCTTACATGAAGTTCCCAGAACTCGGTAGTTTCCAAACCGTAACATTCctactgctctaaaaaaaataaaaaccccagTGAGATCAGGCATGATCTTGCCTTCCTAAAATTGTGGTCAAGGTCTTTATTCACAGGCTAAAGGACCATAGCTCACGCTGTAAGAATTTTCTCTGACCCCAGCTCTACCACACTGGGTGGTTTGTTTTACTTCTGAGTTTTCTGCCTTCCTAACAAATTTGGGTCTTATTTGATGATACTAACCAAAATCTAATAAGATTTTTATCGTTATGTTTCTTCCTGATATGTACTGTTGGTTAGATCAAAGATGAGAAGATTAAAAAGGACAAAGAGcccaaagaagaaattaagagcTTCATGGATCGAAAGAAAGGATTTACAGAAGTGAAGTCACAGAATGGGGAATTCATGACCCACAAACTTAAACATGCTGAGAACACTTTCAGGTAAGAAGTAGTGACTAGTTAACAGTGACTGTGTTCacatgtgggggaaaaaaaaagtcattctccCTATCCTATGCCTCCAGACAGAAATGTGCTAAACAGGCAACATGCTTTTGTTGTGAGGTCATTAGCCATTGTCCTAGAGATACTCAGTCAGCAGGTCCGGCACTCATATCACTAACAGAAGACCAGCAGTCACTGCTTAGACAGGGCTTAATCTGCTTTTCCCATTATTCTAAGAGGCAGATCATACTTGGTGTCCATGTTTTTATTCACTGACCTAATATGCTCACGTGAGATCAGTTTATTAGAAAACATTATGACTGGGGTTAGtatcactgattcattcattatCTATAGTCTGACCACCTTCACAGGAGACCCTTCTCATACCATTTTCAAGAATGCATCTTCGGAAGGTTGTAAATAAATGTTGCATAAAGCTAAGATTGTCCTGTGCCAAATATTTGGGAGACATTAGGTTAAACTAAGTTGATCAGATCTCTTTACCATGGGACTTTGAGAGCCCTTAATGTTAATTTGCATTGGGAATCTctaagagggaaggagagggcatGGAACTATGGCTCCCTTCCATACAGTTTGGAAAACTTTCTTGTATATCTTCAGCTGCCCCCTCCACACCTATGAAAAATCCGTGCAATTGGCTGTAGGATAGACTA harbors:
- the CALD1 gene encoding caldesmon isoform X1 yields the protein MDDFERRRELRRQKREEMRLEAERIAYQRNDDDEEEAARERRRRARQERLRQKQEEESLGQVTDQVEVNAQNSVPDEEAKTSSTNTQVEGDDEAALLERLARREERRQKRLQEALERQKEFDPTITDASLSLPSRRMQNDTAENETAEKEEKSESRQERYELEETQIVTKSYQKNDWRDAEENKKEEKEKEEEEEEEEEEKPKQRSIGDNQVEAMVEEKTAESQEETVVMSLKNGQISAEEHKLAEEREQGSDEIAHNEKMADEDRERAEAERVRLEAEERERIKAEQDKKIADERARIEAEEKAALQDRERREAEEREKREAEERERREAEERKRREAEERERREAEERKRREAEERERKKQEEKRAAEERQRAKAEEEKAKIEEQKLNKQLEEKRRTMQETKVQGGKVEGKQVNEKKVQEDKLQTPVLKKQEEEKGAKVQAKRDKSQEDKPAFKKQEIKDEKIKKDKEPKEEIKSFMDRKKGFTEVKSQNGEFMTHKLKHAENTFSRPGGRAGGDAKEAEGAPQVEAGKRLEELRRRRGETESEEFEKLKQKQQEAALELEELKKKREERRKVLEEEEQRRKQEEADRKVREEEEKRRLKEEIERRRAEAAEKRQKMPEDGLSDEKKPFKCFTPKGSSLKIEERAEFLNKSAQKSSGVKSTHQAAVVSKIDSRLEQYTSAIEGTKTAKPPKPAASDLPVPAEGVRNIKSMWEKGNVFSSPTASGTPNKETAGLKVGVSSRINEWLTKTPDGNKSPAPKPSDLRPGDVSSKRNLWEKQSVDKVTSPTKV
- the CALD1 gene encoding caldesmon isoform X2, giving the protein MDDFERRRELRRQKREEMRLEAERIAYQRNDDDEEEAARERRRRARQERLRQKQEEESLGQVTDQVEVNAQNSVPDEEAKTSSTNTQVEGDDEAALLERLARREERRQKRLQEALERQKEFDPTITDASLSLPSRRMQNDTAENETAEKEEKSESRQERYELEETQIVTKSYQKNDWRDAEENKKEEKEKEEEEEEEEEEKPKQRSIGDNQVEAMVEEKTAESQEETVVMSLKNGQISAEEHKLAEEREQGSDEIAHNEKMADEDRERAEAERVRLEAEERERIKAEQDKKIADERARIEAEEKAALQDRERREAEEREKREAEERERREAEERKRREAEERERREAEERKRREAEERERKKQEEKRAAEERQRAKAEEEKAKIEEQKLNKQLEEKRRTMQETKVQGGKVEGKQVNEKKVQEDKLQTPVLKKQEEEKGAKVQAKRDKSQEDKPAFKKQEIKDEKIKKDKEPKEEIKSFMDRKKGFTEVKSQNGEFMTHKLKHAENTFSRPGGRAGGDAKEAEGAPQVEAGKRLEELRRRRGETESEEFEKLKQKQQEAALELEELKKKREERRKVLEEEEQRRKQEEADRKVREEEEKRRLKEEIERRRAEAAEKRQKMPEDGLSDEKKPFKCFTPKGSSLKIEERAEFLNKSAQKSGVKSTHQAAVVSKIDSRLEQYTSAIEGTKTAKPPKPAASDLPVPAEGVRNIKSMWEKGNVFSSPTASGTPNKETAGLKVGVSSRINEWLTKTPDGNKSPAPKPSDLRPGDVSSKRNLWEKQSVDKVTSPTKV
- the CALD1 gene encoding caldesmon isoform X3, translating into MLGGSGSHGRRSLAALSQIAYQRNDDDEEEAARERRRRARQERLRQKQEEESLGQVTDQVEVNAQNSVPDEEAKTSSTNTQVEGDDEAALLERLARREERRQKRLQEALERQKEFDPTITDASLSLPSRRMQNDTAENETAEKEEKSESRQERYELEETQIVTKSYQKNDWRDAEENKKEEKEKEEEEEEEEEEKPKQRSIGDNQVEAMVEEKTAESQEETVVMSLKNGQISAEEHKLAEEREQGSDEIAHNEKMADEDRERAEAERVRLEAEERERIKAEQDKKIADERARIEAEEKAALQDRERREAEEREKREAEERERREAEERKRREAEERERREAEERKRREAEERERKKQEEKRAAEERQRAKAEEEKAKIEEQKLNKQLEEKRRTMQETKVQGGKVEGKQVNEKKVQEDKLQTPVLKKQEEEKGAKVQAKRDKSQEDKPAFKKQEIKDEKIKKDKEPKEEIKSFMDRKKGFTEVKSQNGEFMTHKLKHAENTFSRPGGRAGGDAKEAEGAPQVEAGKRLEELRRRRGETESEEFEKLKQKQQEAALELEELKKKREERRKVLEEEEQRRKQEEADRKVREEEEKRRLKEEIERRRAEAAEKRQKMPEDGLSDEKKPFKCFTPKGSSLKIEERAEFLNKSAQKSSGVKSTHQAAVVSKIDSRLEQYTSAIEGTKTAKPPKPAASDLPVPAEGVRNIKSMWEKGNVFSSPTASGTPNKETAGLKVGVSSRINEWLTKTPDGNKSPAPKPSDLRPGDVSSKRNLWEKQSVDKVTSPTKV